A single genomic interval of Nocardioides nitrophenolicus harbors:
- a CDS encoding SigE family RNA polymerase sigma factor, producing the protein MIGRAHEREFEEFVRTSADGLVRTAYLLCGDAGHAEDLVQVTLLRTARRWRTARRNPRAYARRVLVNLTRDRWRNLARRPREAPLDADVPLLDEDGDHDALITAVRDLPHGQRAVVALRFLDGLSVEETAAALGCSTGTVKSQTHRALASLRRALTPTGGATS; encoded by the coding sequence ATGATCGGGCGGGCCCACGAGCGCGAGTTCGAGGAGTTCGTCCGGACGTCGGCCGACGGCCTGGTGCGCACGGCGTACCTCCTCTGCGGGGATGCCGGACACGCCGAGGACCTGGTCCAGGTCACGCTGCTGCGCACCGCGCGCCGGTGGCGCACGGCCCGCCGCAACCCACGGGCGTACGCGCGCCGGGTACTGGTCAACCTGACCCGGGACCGGTGGCGCAACCTCGCCCGCCGCCCGCGGGAGGCGCCGCTCGACGCCGACGTGCCGCTCCTCGACGAGGACGGCGACCACGACGCGTTGATCACGGCGGTCCGCGACCTGCCCCACGGGCAGCGGGCCGTCGTGGCGCTGCGCTTCCTCGACGGGCTCAGCGTCGAGGAGACCGCGGCCGCGCTCGGCTGCTCCACCGGGACGGTCAAGTCCCAGACCCACCGCGCGCTCGCGAGCCTGCGCCGCGCGCTCACCCCCACCGGAGGAGCGACATCATGA
- a CDS encoding DUF3073 domain-containing protein, with translation MGRGRAKAKQTKVARDLKYRTHETDLSALAAELHGEPASSSADEVEPEVLDKWSDYADRRD, from the coding sequence ATGGGCCGCGGCCGTGCGAAAGCCAAGCAGACCAAGGTCGCTCGCGACCTGAAGTACCGCACTCACGAGACTGACCTCTCGGCTCTGGCGGCGGAGCTCCATGGTGAGCCCGCGTCGTCCAGCGCCGACGAGGTAGAGCCCGAAGTGCTCGACAAGTGGTCGGACTACGCCGACCGCCGCGACTGA
- the purM gene encoding phosphoribosylformylglycinamidine cyclo-ligase yields the protein MADNAYARAGVDIEAADRAVDLMKEWVEKARRPEMMGGLGGFAGLFDASALTAYQRPLLATSTDGVGTKVAVAQLMDKHDTIGFDLVGMVVDDLVVCGAEPLFMTDYIATGKVVPERIASIVQGIAMACVEAGCALVGGETAEHPGLLAPDEYDVAGATTGVVEADDLLGATRVRAGDVVIAMAASGLHSNGYSLARHVFFAQSGWTVDRHVEEFGRTLGEELLEPTRLYTKPCLAIARETETHAMAHVTGGGLANNLARVMPAELKATLDRATWTPGPVFDVVRTLGEVAQPDLEATLNCGVGMVALVAPDAADAVLARLADFGVDAWAAGEVTADPERKGTVELVGQHPGW from the coding sequence GTGGCTGACAACGCGTACGCCCGCGCCGGCGTCGACATCGAGGCCGCGGACCGCGCCGTCGACCTGATGAAGGAGTGGGTCGAGAAGGCCCGCCGTCCCGAGATGATGGGCGGGCTGGGCGGCTTCGCCGGGCTCTTCGACGCGAGCGCCCTCACGGCGTACCAGCGTCCGCTGCTGGCCACCTCCACCGACGGCGTCGGCACCAAGGTCGCCGTCGCGCAGCTGATGGACAAGCACGACACGATCGGGTTCGACCTGGTCGGCATGGTCGTCGACGACCTGGTCGTCTGCGGCGCCGAGCCGCTGTTCATGACCGACTACATCGCCACCGGCAAGGTCGTCCCGGAGCGGATCGCCTCCATCGTCCAGGGCATCGCCATGGCCTGCGTGGAGGCCGGCTGCGCGCTGGTCGGCGGCGAGACCGCGGAGCACCCCGGCCTGCTCGCCCCCGACGAGTACGACGTCGCCGGCGCCACCACCGGCGTGGTCGAGGCCGACGACCTGCTCGGCGCCACCCGGGTCCGGGCGGGCGACGTCGTGATCGCGATGGCCGCCAGCGGGCTGCACTCCAACGGCTACTCCCTGGCCCGCCACGTCTTCTTCGCGCAGTCCGGCTGGACCGTCGACCGGCACGTCGAGGAGTTCGGCCGCACCCTCGGCGAGGAGCTTCTCGAGCCGACCCGGCTCTACACCAAGCCCTGCCTCGCGATCGCCCGCGAGACCGAGACCCACGCGATGGCCCACGTCACCGGTGGCGGCCTCGCCAACAACCTCGCCCGGGTGATGCCGGCCGAGCTCAAGGCGACCCTGGACCGCGCGACCTGGACCCCCGGCCCGGTCTTCGACGTGGTCCGCACCCTGGGCGAGGTCGCCCAGCCCGATCTCGAGGCCACCTTGAACTGCGGCGTCGGCATGGTCGCGCTCGTCGCCCCCGACGCCGCCGACGCCGTCCTGGCCCGCCTCGCGGACTTCGGCGTCGACGCCTGGGCGGCCGGCGAGGTCACCGCCGACCCGGAGCGGAAGGGCACCGTCGAGCTGGTCGGCCAGCACCCCGGCTGGTGA
- the purF gene encoding amidophosphoribosyltransferase, producing the protein MPNVCGVFGVWAPGEDVAKLTYFGLYSLQHRGQESAGISVSNGRQILVYKDMGLVSQVFDENTLESFAGHLAVGHCRYSTTGASTWQNAQPTFRPTEDGSIALGHNGNLINTAQLAEMVQGLPSDDGELDIHARNLETSTNDTSLVTALLAHHPDQSLEARALELLPQVQGAFSFVFMNENTLYAARDPEGIRPLVLGRLERGWVVASEDAALATIGASVVREVEPGELLVIDEDGLRSHRFAEPRRKGCVFEYVYLARPDATIANRSVHEARVEMGRQLAREFPVEADLVIPVPESGTPAASGYALESGIPFGQGFVKNAYVGRTFIQPSQTLRQLGIRLKLNALEHMIRGKRIVVVDDSIVRGNTQRAQVRMLREAGATEVHVRISSPPVKWPCFYGIDFATRAELIANGLDVDEIAASVGADSLGYISLEGMVQATGQPVQTLCTACFTGEYPIELPDESLLGKHLLEATLKPSTHGEALPVFNNP; encoded by the coding sequence CTCGGTGAGCAATGGTCGCCAGATCCTGGTCTACAAGGACATGGGCCTGGTCTCGCAGGTCTTCGACGAGAACACCCTCGAGTCGTTCGCCGGCCACCTCGCGGTCGGGCACTGCCGCTACTCCACGACCGGGGCGAGCACCTGGCAGAACGCCCAGCCGACCTTCCGGCCCACCGAGGACGGCTCCATCGCGCTCGGCCACAACGGCAACCTGATCAACACCGCGCAGCTCGCCGAGATGGTCCAGGGGCTCCCCAGCGACGACGGCGAGCTCGACATCCACGCGCGCAATCTCGAGACGTCCACCAACGACACCAGCCTGGTGACCGCGCTCCTCGCGCACCACCCGGACCAGTCGCTGGAGGCCCGGGCGCTGGAGCTGCTGCCCCAGGTGCAGGGTGCGTTCTCGTTCGTGTTCATGAACGAGAACACGCTGTACGCCGCCCGTGACCCCGAGGGCATCCGGCCGCTGGTGCTCGGCCGCCTCGAGCGCGGCTGGGTGGTCGCCAGCGAGGACGCCGCCCTGGCCACCATCGGCGCGAGCGTCGTGCGCGAGGTCGAGCCGGGTGAGCTCCTGGTGATCGACGAGGACGGCCTGCGCTCCCACAGGTTCGCCGAGCCGCGCCGCAAGGGCTGCGTGTTCGAGTACGTCTACCTCGCCCGCCCCGATGCCACCATCGCCAACCGCAGCGTCCACGAGGCGCGGGTCGAGATGGGCCGCCAGCTGGCCCGCGAGTTCCCGGTCGAGGCCGACCTGGTGATCCCCGTCCCCGAGTCCGGTACGCCCGCCGCGTCCGGCTACGCGCTCGAGAGCGGCATCCCGTTCGGCCAGGGCTTCGTCAAGAACGCCTACGTCGGCCGCACCTTCATCCAGCCCAGCCAGACCCTGCGCCAGCTCGGCATCCGGCTCAAGCTCAACGCGCTCGAGCACATGATCCGCGGCAAGCGGATCGTGGTCGTCGACGACTCGATCGTGCGCGGCAACACCCAGCGGGCCCAGGTCCGGATGCTGCGCGAGGCCGGCGCGACGGAGGTCCATGTCCGGATCTCCAGCCCGCCGGTGAAGTGGCCGTGCTTCTACGGCATCGACTTCGCCACCCGCGCCGAGCTGATCGCCAACGGCCTCGACGTCGACGAGATCGCCGCCAGCGTCGGCGCCGACAGCCTCGGGTACATCTCGCTGGAGGGCATGGTCCAGGCGACCGGCCAGCCGGTCCAGACGCTGTGCACCGCCTGCTTCACCGGCGAGTACCCGATCGAGCTCCCCGACGAGAGCCTGCTCGGCAAGCACCTCCTCGAGGCCACGCTCAAGCCGAGCACGCACGGCGAGGCCCTGCCCGTCTTCAACAACCCGTGA